From Chryseobacterium gallinarum, one genomic window encodes:
- a CDS encoding lanthionine synthetase LanC family protein encodes MDIKEYTLEILDYINIIYKKNTDHYSDISLMNGITSLAIANLTIGIKTNNTYYIEMSRDIMENVLDRINTDEYGLKNTVSYCNGFAGICEALCLFSHKNIIDFNSEDLEDLDEFLFENAILLFSSNNPDYLHGAMGVLYYFSNRYDGNTGKIADYIESLIKKYQDMIISDEKGIRITNNVLLDQKNREFNFSLSHGLSGHVVIFLEIYKKYPSPHILTIVEGIEKYINSFKKQPSSGNNVYKTFFPTFIVEGENILEDPENAGYNSRLAWCYGELNYAMMYLKLNEVYKEVKYLDTAKEILETTIYRNNPEEARVNSPFFCHGASGLVALNMYFYKKTQNTEYRKLADYWKEFTMSSFPKEELYKAIDHNPFCLLEGGTGLVIGLSALIEEDHSFDLKENMTWERILLLN; translated from the coding sequence ATGGATATTAAAGAATATACTCTAGAAATACTTGACTATATCAATATAATTTATAAGAAAAATACAGACCATTATTCTGATATATCTCTTATGAATGGAATTACCAGTCTTGCTATTGCCAATTTGACTATAGGGATAAAAACCAATAATACTTATTATATAGAAATGTCTAGAGATATTATGGAAAATGTTTTGGATAGGATAAATACTGATGAATATGGTTTGAAGAATACGGTTTCTTATTGTAATGGTTTTGCCGGAATATGTGAAGCATTATGCTTATTTTCTCATAAGAATATTATAGATTTCAATTCAGAGGATTTGGAGGATTTAGACGAATTTCTTTTTGAGAATGCCATTTTGCTATTTAGTAGTAATAATCCGGACTATCTCCATGGGGCAATGGGTGTATTATATTATTTTTCTAATAGATATGATGGAAATACAGGCAAAATTGCAGATTATATAGAATCCCTGATAAAAAAATATCAGGATATGATAATTTCTGATGAAAAAGGAATCAGAATAACAAACAATGTGTTATTAGACCAAAAAAATCGGGAGTTTAACTTTAGTTTGTCTCATGGCTTATCAGGACATGTTGTAATTTTTTTAGAAATATATAAAAAATACCCTTCTCCTCATATTCTGACAATTGTTGAGGGAATTGAGAAGTATATTAATTCTTTTAAAAAGCAACCCAGTTCAGGAAATAATGTTTATAAGACTTTTTTCCCAACATTTATTGTTGAGGGAGAAAATATTCTGGAAGATCCTGAAAATGCTGGATATAACTCTAGATTAGCGTGGTGTTACGGAGAGTTAAATTATGCGATGATGTATTTAAAATTAAATGAGGTATACAAAGAAGTAAAATATTTAGATACGGCAAAAGAAATTTTAGAAACCACCATATATAGGAACAACCCCGAGGAGGCAAGGGTAAATTCTCCATTCTTTTGTCATGGGGCATCCGGTCTTGTTGCGCTCAATATGTATTTTTATAAAAAAACCCAAAATACCGAATATCGCAAACTAGCAGATTATTGGAAAGAATTTACGATGAGTTCATTTCCGAAAGAAGAATTGTATAAAGCTATAGATCATAATCCGTTTTGCTTACTGGAAGGTGGGACGGGCCTCGTCATAGGGCTGTCCGCATTAATTGAGGAGGATCATTCTTTTGATCTTAAAGAGAATATGACGTGGGAAAGAATATTATTATTAAACTAA
- a CDS encoding lanthionine synthetase LanC family protein yields MSKYNIIQYSEYLKGIINEIQKPEACYGKQGLILFYLYKYKIYSLQEDYDYYNVLIEDCINELIENNDFIGIVEFLYLSLLYKEEFQAEYDLSEIIEEFEKIAYSYMLGCFQRNDLDGYAGAGYPMNYFLLKPNKNEDLIKLFRSFIKKNIINNDKISYIKLNDDTKAFDLGITHGLSFIIKLYVDFFNRGDLNEDDLVILNRFINYIKENYKAFVVKDQACNIVYGCLGILYCLLMYRSAFQDAQTDIIISDILQYLSENRQNIWSLNNNTLMYGNSGIILFYNIISDKIAPEFYKDVVFWNANIDKVLNDNLTMESYSLAEGKIGLFITYMSQMINDYRFMNLFFINKI; encoded by the coding sequence ATGTCTAAATATAATATAATTCAGTATTCGGAATACTTAAAAGGGATTATTAATGAAATACAGAAACCAGAAGCTTGTTATGGAAAACAAGGCCTGATTTTATTCTATTTGTACAAATACAAAATATATTCTCTTCAGGAAGATTATGATTATTATAATGTTCTTATCGAAGACTGTATAAATGAATTGATAGAGAATAATGATTTTATAGGGATAGTTGAATTTTTATACCTAAGTTTATTATATAAAGAAGAGTTCCAGGCAGAATATGATTTATCGGAAATTATTGAAGAATTTGAAAAAATTGCCTATTCATATATGTTAGGATGTTTTCAAAGAAATGATCTTGACGGTTACGCTGGTGCGGGTTATCCAATGAACTATTTTTTGCTTAAACCCAATAAAAATGAAGATCTTATAAAGCTTTTTCGTTCTTTTATAAAAAAAAATATTATTAATAACGATAAAATAAGTTACATAAAACTGAATGATGATACCAAAGCATTTGATTTAGGAATCACGCACGGATTATCGTTTATTATTAAATTATATGTTGATTTTTTTAATAGAGGAGATTTAAATGAAGATGATTTAGTCATTCTTAATCGGTTTATTAATTATATAAAGGAGAATTATAAGGCTTTTGTTGTAAAAGATCAAGCCTGCAATATTGTCTATGGGTGTTTAGGGATCTTGTATTGCCTTTTGATGTATAGGAGTGCTTTTCAGGATGCTCAGACGGATATAATAATATCAGATATTTTACAATATTTGTCTGAAAATAGACAGAATATCTGGTCCCTGAATAATAATACGCTTATGTATGGTAACTCCGGGATTATTTTGTTTTATAATATAATTAGCGATAAAATAGCTCCGGAATTCTATAAAGATGTAGTATTTTGGAACGCTAATATTGATAAAGTGCTCAATGATAATTTAACCATGGAAAGTTACTCTTTAGCTGAAGGAAAAATTGGCCTGTTTATAACTTATATGAGCCAGATGATTAATGATTACCGTTTTATGAACTTGTTTTTTATTAATAAAATATGA
- a CDS encoding nucleoside recognition domain-containing protein: MVLSRIWSAFIIIAIAIASIKYISSSHYKTIFNDMVVGKGGDTVKIATQPMSSLSPVVKDSLIKKNDFADSRIHYKTDSLKQNVNIYRVQEADGVIGTSETAVKICLGLIGIMTLFMGFMSIAEKAGGINLLSRFIQPFFSKLFPEIPKNHPAFGHMLMNFSANLLGLDNAATPFGLKAMESLQTLNPNKDTASNSQIMFLCLHAGGMTLIPVSIIAIRASMGSKTPTDIFLPCMIATFAATLAAMIIVSLYQKINLLRPVVIAYVGGISAIIALLVVYLVQLSKDELDDFSKVLSNGLILFIFLAIVLGAVYKKINVFDAFIEGAKEGFTTCVKIIPYLVGMLIAISLLRTSGVFDVIIDGMKWVANAASLDPRFVDGLPTALIKPLSGSGARGMMVDTMATFGADSFQGKLAAVLQGSSDTTFYVIAVYFGAVAVKNTRYTVIAMLLADLVGIITSIALAYLFFA, translated from the coding sequence ATGGTTCTCAGCAGAATTTGGTCGGCTTTCATTATCATTGCCATTGCCATTGCCAGTATAAAATACATTTCGTCAAGCCATTACAAAACCATTTTCAATGATATGGTAGTAGGAAAAGGCGGTGACACGGTAAAGATCGCAACCCAGCCCATGAGCAGCCTGTCTCCTGTTGTGAAGGATAGCCTGATAAAGAAAAATGATTTTGCAGACAGCAGAATTCATTATAAAACAGATTCTTTAAAGCAAAATGTAAACATTTACCGTGTTCAGGAAGCGGATGGGGTGATCGGAACTTCAGAAACAGCAGTAAAAATCTGTCTTGGATTGATTGGAATCATGACACTCTTCATGGGTTTTATGAGTATTGCTGAAAAAGCTGGCGGGATTAATCTTTTAAGCCGGTTTATCCAGCCGTTCTTTTCAAAATTATTTCCGGAAATCCCGAAAAATCATCCGGCATTCGGACATATGCTGATGAATTTCAGCGCCAACCTTCTTGGCCTGGATAATGCAGCCACACCATTTGGATTAAAGGCCATGGAAAGCCTGCAGACCTTAAATCCCAATAAAGATACGGCCAGTAATTCGCAGATCATGTTTCTCTGCCTTCATGCAGGTGGAATGACCTTAATTCCTGTTTCCATTATTGCCATAAGGGCCTCAATGGGATCCAAAACCCCTACCGATATATTTCTTCCCTGTATGATTGCCACTTTTGCTGCAACGCTGGCCGCAATGATTATTGTTTCTTTATATCAGAAGATCAACCTTCTTCGTCCGGTGGTTATTGCCTATGTAGGTGGTATTTCGGCTATTATCGCCTTGCTGGTGGTATATCTGGTGCAGCTGAGCAAAGATGAGCTGGATGATTTCAGTAAAGTTCTAAGTAACGGGCTCATTCTCTTCATTTTCCTCGCCATAGTACTTGGAGCCGTCTACAAGAAGATCAACGTTTTTGACGCCTTTATTGAAGGAGCAAAGGAAGGCTTTACAACCTGTGTAAAGATTATTCCCTATCTGGTAGGGATGTTGATCGCCATTTCTTTATTAAGAACGTCCGGAGTATTTGATGTGATTATTGATGGAATGAAATGGGTAGCCAACGCAGCAAGCCTTGACCCACGTTTCGTGGATGGGCTTCCAACGGCTTTAATCAAGCCTTTGTCCGGGTCAGGAGCAAGAGGAATGATGGTGGATACGATGGCTACTTTTGGAGCAGATAGTTTTCAGGGTAAGCTGGCTGCTGTTCTCCAGGGAAGCTCAGATACGACGTTTTATGTGATTGCCGTATATTTCGGGGCCGTAGCGGTAAAGAATACAAGATACACTGTAATTGCCATGCTTCTGGCCGATTTGGTGGGAATTATTACCTCTATTGCTTTGGCTTATTTATTCTTTGCTTAA
- a CDS encoding ExbD/TolR family protein translates to MKIQRRNKANPEFSLAAMTDVILLMLIFFMVTSSAANQSAIDVNLPKTGAVEDNIPNPVTVSIKPDGSYFVDDNPVNRGELEQVIIDKLAGQEKKSFTIRADENTLHKDVVFVMEIAEKHKINIAIATVKDK, encoded by the coding sequence ATGAAAATTCAGAGAAGAAATAAAGCAAACCCGGAATTCAGTTTAGCAGCGATGACAGATGTTATCCTGTTGATGCTGATTTTCTTTATGGTAACGTCTTCTGCAGCCAATCAAAGTGCCATTGATGTAAACTTACCGAAAACCGGAGCTGTTGAAGATAATATACCCAATCCTGTTACCGTAAGTATCAAACCCGATGGGTCTTATTTTGTAGATGATAATCCCGTGAATAGAGGAGAACTGGAGCAGGTTATTATAGATAAGCTGGCCGGTCAGGAAAAAAAATCCTTTACCATCAGGGCAGATGAAAATACGCTGCATAAAGACGTTGTTTTCGTAATGGAAATTGCTGAAAAACATAAGATTAATATTGCTATAGCAACAGTTAAAGATAAATAA
- a CDS encoding MotA/TolQ/ExbB proton channel family protein, translating into MLLTELTQILFAQIATPAVATDNLEFSFWKIMFHGGAFAKIVMVTVLLLGVFSLYLFFERFFFIKRLTSKTDSNFMNNIEDFIKAGKIEAASDYCKTQNSPEGRILEKGISRLGRPVSDIVSAMEAQAQVEVANMEKNLNLLAVVPSIAPMLGLLGTVIGMIIAFFNLSHATGSFSPKTLSEGIYTALGQTAVGLAVAIPANFCYNILLTRIDKFVLKAQNMSGEFLDLINKPL; encoded by the coding sequence ATGCTGTTAACGGAACTTACTCAGATTTTATTTGCACAAATCGCTACACCCGCAGTTGCTACAGACAATTTAGAATTTTCATTTTGGAAGATCATGTTCCATGGAGGAGCTTTCGCTAAAATAGTGATGGTAACCGTATTGCTGCTGGGCGTATTTTCTTTATACCTGTTTTTTGAAAGGTTTTTCTTTATTAAAAGGCTGACCTCGAAGACAGATTCCAACTTTATGAATAATATTGAAGATTTTATCAAAGCAGGAAAGATTGAGGCAGCAAGTGATTATTGTAAGACGCAAAATTCCCCGGAAGGGAGAATCCTGGAAAAAGGAATTTCAAGATTAGGTCGTCCTGTTTCAGATATTGTAAGTGCAATGGAGGCTCAGGCTCAGGTAGAAGTGGCCAATATGGAGAAAAACCTTAACCTTTTGGCGGTAGTTCCGAGTATTGCTCCGATGTTAGGACTTTTAGGTACCGTAATCGGGATGATCATCGCCTTTTTTAATTTGTCCCATGCTACCGGATCTTTTTCTCCGAAAACCCTTTCAGAAGGTATTTATACGGCATTAGGACAAACAGCAGTAGGTTTGGCAGTGGCTATCCCGGCTAACTTCTGTTATAATATTCTTTTGACAAGAATTGATAAGTTTGTATTAAAAGCCCAGAATATGTCAGGCGAGTTTTTAGACCTTATCAACAAACCTTTATAA
- a CDS encoding peptide arginase, FlmR/OhkR family has protein sequence MKTKCHVIEEHNEALIVWIKYIKNNQIPPSHNFLLHFDDHSDMSIPKFDESLTGIFQKSDDDIVDFVMRNITIETFIVSACFLKIFDKVDWIQIDGVTSSRQNYVTSYNDDGKNIISGLLMSEENPFLQNKTSHCYTFNKFSEKTFSYNESPDTVFFLDIDLDYFSCEVNPNLANEVVIEISKDEYDNFNSNFYHPVRYLVNRVEVMTQDEKYYLVINYYHDVIPSPRKVDNDAILYRLNDLKNKLLEIPVSPKIITICKSVNSGYLPEDQCEFILTHLINVLNEIYDLNVCYGY, from the coding sequence ATGAAAACAAAATGTCATGTCATTGAGGAACACAATGAAGCACTTATAGTTTGGATAAAATATATTAAAAATAATCAGATTCCTCCCTCACATAATTTTCTATTACATTTTGATGACCATTCTGATATGTCCATTCCTAAATTTGACGAAAGCCTTACAGGGATATTCCAAAAATCAGATGATGATATTGTGGACTTTGTAATGAGAAATATTACAATAGAAACATTCATTGTATCTGCATGCTTTCTAAAAATTTTTGATAAAGTAGACTGGATTCAGATAGATGGTGTAACGAGCTCCAGACAAAATTATGTTACCTCTTATAATGATGATGGTAAAAATATAATTTCCGGACTATTAATGTCTGAAGAAAATCCTTTTTTGCAAAATAAAACATCACATTGTTATACTTTTAATAAATTTTCAGAAAAGACATTCTCTTATAATGAATCTCCCGATACAGTTTTTTTTCTGGATATTGATTTAGATTACTTTTCCTGTGAAGTAAATCCGAATTTAGCAAATGAAGTTGTAATAGAAATTTCAAAGGATGAATATGATAATTTTAACTCTAATTTTTATCATCCGGTAAGGTATCTTGTTAATAGGGTTGAGGTGATGACTCAGGATGAAAAGTATTATTTAGTGATCAACTACTATCACGATGTAATTCCAAGCCCCAGAAAAGTTGATAATGATGCTATTTTGTATAGGCTCAATGATTTGAAAAACAAGTTACTTGAAATTCCTGTTTCCCCCAAAATTATTACGATTTGTAAATCAGTAAATAGCGGATATCTTCCCGAAGATCAATGCGAGTTCATTCTGACTCATCTAATAAACGTATTGAATGAAATTTATGATTTAAATGTTTGCTATGGATATTAA
- a CDS encoding energy transducer TonB, with amino-acid sequence MRSYTANRNEENKDRVKSALLSVFIWAAVLLFVFLYKLKPELDKEPEVVTTMLVNFGDNRNGNGIEEPAEQPGSLAAATEEVTPEPAETPVPETKTVVKPEPAPEPKKTEAKEKIITGNSSKNTVSKKEDSKKAEKKEATSNSASKNTKKSGAATANAKTGNGDGKGNAAIGNLIKGRGTKAGSQGTGQGIGNAGDPLGGDGNGDSKVGIDRKLVGYIPGTMGRGGAQPSHSCTASGSITIAYTVDKAGNVVSARRAGGISDPCVSSTSIAWVKKYVKAEKANTSSTGTYKITF; translated from the coding sequence ATGAGAAGCTATACTGCCAACAGAAACGAAGAAAACAAGGATAGAGTAAAGAGTGCTTTGCTTTCTGTCTTTATTTGGGCTGCCGTTTTGCTTTTTGTTTTTTTATATAAATTAAAACCGGAACTTGATAAAGAACCCGAAGTGGTGACTACCATGCTCGTGAATTTCGGGGATAACAGAAATGGGAATGGAATTGAAGAGCCGGCAGAACAACCCGGAAGCTTGGCTGCTGCCACGGAAGAAGTAACTCCCGAGCCGGCGGAAACTCCTGTTCCCGAAACCAAAACAGTAGTAAAACCAGAGCCTGCTCCCGAGCCAAAGAAAACAGAAGCTAAGGAAAAGATTATTACAGGAAACAGTTCAAAGAATACCGTTTCTAAAAAAGAAGACTCGAAAAAAGCGGAAAAGAAAGAAGCAACAAGCAATAGCGCTTCAAAAAACACCAAAAAGTCAGGAGCTGCTACGGCAAATGCCAAAACAGGAAATGGTGACGGAAAAGGAAATGCTGCTATTGGCAACCTGATTAAAGGAAGGGGCACAAAGGCGGGAAGCCAGGGCACCGGGCAGGGAATTGGAAATGCAGGTGATCCTTTAGGTGGTGATGGAAATGGGGATAGTAAAGTGGGAATCGACCGAAAATTAGTGGGATATATTCCGGGAACAATGGGTAGAGGTGGTGCTCAGCCTTCCCATAGCTGTACGGCAAGCGGATCTATCACTATTGCTTATACTGTAGATAAGGCTGGTAACGTAGTCTCTGCAAGAAGGGCCGGAGGAATCTCGGATCCTTGTGTGTCATCTACTTCCATAGCCTGGGTAAAAAAATATGTAAAGGCAGAGAAAGCCAATACATCCTCTACCGGAACCTATAAAATTACATTCTAA
- a CDS encoding LLM class flavin-dependent oxidoreductase → MNKLKLGILEFGNINSEFSSLGKISDILDLTVEADRLGFSKYWFSEHHNYINDDPWSNPLVLLPIVLNNTENINVGLAGILLNFYSSYETAMHFKLLSNLFPDRVDLGIANGNPPIKIKKMLTDNESYSLDRENTIPRKINEFYEMFHNEHNFSESNKVVIPPYQGEIPNVYFLSSSFDNIDTAIRYKLHFSMSIFHSVKEYDNTKQLILQKREEYFDKNGFYPNINVAFTGACAETIIKAETIAKNSKIDLVNAVVGTPQHFHERLLEMKEYFGVNEFIFRDVALESEDRLNTLNLLSDIFQLKKQP, encoded by the coding sequence ATGAACAAATTAAAACTGGGAATATTAGAATTCGGGAATATAAATTCAGAATTCAGCAGTTTAGGGAAAATATCTGATATATTGGATTTGACTGTGGAGGCAGACCGTTTGGGATTTTCCAAATATTGGTTTTCTGAACATCATAATTATATTAATGACGACCCATGGTCTAATCCACTCGTTTTACTACCTATCGTATTGAATAATACTGAAAATATAAATGTAGGTTTAGCCGGTATTCTGCTGAATTTTTATTCATCCTATGAAACAGCGATGCACTTTAAACTACTCAGTAATCTTTTTCCTGACAGGGTAGATTTGGGAATTGCAAATGGCAACCCTCCCATTAAGATAAAAAAAATGTTGACAGATAATGAATCATACAGCTTAGACCGGGAGAACACGATTCCCCGAAAAATAAATGAATTTTATGAGATGTTCCACAATGAACATAACTTTTCAGAGTCTAATAAAGTAGTTATACCTCCTTATCAGGGTGAGATTCCCAATGTATATTTTCTATCCTCAAGCTTCGATAATATAGATACAGCAATCAGGTATAAATTACATTTTTCAATGTCTATTTTTCATTCTGTAAAAGAATATGATAATACTAAGCAGCTGATTTTGCAGAAAAGGGAAGAATACTTTGATAAAAATGGATTCTATCCTAATATAAATGTTGCATTTACAGGGGCTTGTGCTGAAACTATTATTAAAGCTGAAACTATTGCCAAAAACTCAAAAATAGATCTTGTTAATGCGGTAGTAGGTACTCCGCAACATTTTCATGAAAGATTATTGGAAATGAAGGAATACTTCGGGGTCAATGAATTTATTTTCAGAGATGTAGCATTGGAAAGTGAAGATCGTCTGAATACTTTAAACTTGTTAAGTGATATTTTTCAACTAAAAAAGCAACCATGA
- a CDS encoding lantibiotic dehydratase codes for MKFDIDHFGKFIHRSPVLSINEYYKASSGDIYLFLKDFFSNRIVQTALYNSSYNFYNEVLFFLEGKYDGNDEKLYKFYSKALKYANRMCTRPTPFGSFSGCTVGDIEYKTSIKRSEDGRLIRRHRLDYEFLYGLVVSLLKNTNIKEHIKYYPNDSIYIVGDKYRYVDFNTESGELNYLLSSLEKNEYVDEILEIANTGCYYEDFVKYLVEEGNEKEESVNFLNEVIDSNIILPEIHPNTIGAEYQYHVLDILEKVIKRDGVDHEIKKIHNSLKDIVQKLDSISDKDYSVDHMEDIISAIKSLPVGFDTGNYLQIDTSILYQDNHLSHQEVQNIKKGLRDYFKISQKSFENRRLSEFIKKFEERYEDTPVKLLEVLDPEFGLGYGDYSNEFLVITPIVDHIPVSNKTSDKSSFVWNNKIHSFLFRKIFEAHKNNADEVELFEEEINDFEFDIQDIPSTFVAFFNMYHTPEGYLYNFKNWSSDTAASIIGRFSTLDETFHELLSNIDNFEKTRLNSNQILAEINHLSGLRIGNITTRTSFREYEIPYITVDNNNGLKKIYPNDIYVRVFSGKVRLFDIRSGKEIIPVLSNAHNYNNNPLPLYRFLSDIQNHSQINDLSLNIDLGIIPTLFNHIPRIRYKNFIFRTATWILQAKDFKETLEINDKNKRKEALIAKLESQRIPKVFYATDGDNKLFLDFYSLYDASELIFKDELRKKNNLIIEEYIPKSYHEELKASANGFYCNEMIIPFKNNASKVFNYSDFGYLREDILQNEHTDVPIGNNCVYLKIFIGTISRNKILNEKFIYFISQLKNENLFDYWFFIRFSENNNPHLRVRFFKDQIDNNRILNIYNEIFNEEIKSNIIYKSELTLYKKEIIRYGGSELIGYAERIFEKDSELYLNLSLLLEKQGLNEYYWIFIMKTMYIYLRAFDLKDKEKIAFCTENKIYFAEKFNANKEQNKEILLNYKEHKKQIEEFLDDHILRNKYPEIANLFDTFFLQLKQITDSSYQNKENKKSYLMSLIHMSVLRSTISKNVKHEYILYCFLEMYSKNLMYSKNV; via the coding sequence ATGAAATTTGATATAGACCATTTTGGTAAATTTATACACAGATCACCAGTCCTATCTATTAATGAATATTACAAAGCGTCATCAGGCGACATATATTTATTTCTTAAAGATTTTTTTTCAAATCGTATAGTACAAACTGCTTTATATAATTCTTCGTATAATTTTTATAATGAAGTACTCTTCTTTTTAGAGGGGAAATATGATGGAAATGATGAAAAGCTGTATAAGTTTTATAGCAAAGCTTTAAAATATGCCAACAGAATGTGTACAAGACCCACTCCTTTTGGAAGCTTTTCGGGATGTACAGTAGGGGATATTGAATATAAAACAAGCATAAAAAGATCAGAAGATGGAAGACTTATCAGAAGGCATCGCTTAGACTATGAATTTTTATACGGTCTTGTTGTAAGTTTACTGAAGAATACTAATATTAAAGAACATATAAAATATTATCCTAATGACTCTATTTATATTGTAGGAGATAAATACAGATATGTAGACTTTAATACTGAAAGCGGAGAGCTGAACTATCTGTTATCTTCATTGGAAAAGAATGAATATGTTGATGAAATATTAGAAATTGCAAATACAGGATGCTATTATGAGGACTTTGTAAAATACCTGGTAGAAGAAGGGAACGAAAAAGAAGAGTCGGTGAACTTCCTGAATGAGGTAATTGATTCAAATATTATACTTCCTGAAATTCATCCTAATACTATAGGTGCTGAATATCAATATCATGTGTTGGATATTTTAGAAAAAGTTATCAAAAGGGATGGGGTTGATCATGAAATAAAAAAAATACATAATAGCTTAAAAGATATTGTTCAAAAGCTGGATTCTATTTCAGATAAGGACTATTCTGTGGACCATATGGAAGATATAATATCTGCTATAAAAAGCCTGCCTGTCGGTTTTGATACAGGAAATTATTTACAGATTGACACTTCTATCTTGTATCAAGACAATCATTTATCTCATCAAGAAGTTCAGAACATAAAAAAGGGACTCAGGGATTATTTTAAGATTTCGCAAAAGTCCTTTGAAAATAGAAGGCTTAGTGAATTTATAAAAAAATTCGAAGAGAGATACGAAGATACACCTGTAAAGCTTCTTGAGGTACTGGATCCTGAATTTGGGCTTGGATATGGAGATTACTCAAATGAGTTTTTGGTTATAACACCTATAGTAGATCATATACCTGTATCAAATAAAACGAGTGACAAATCATCATTTGTATGGAATAATAAAATCCATTCCTTTTTATTTAGAAAGATATTTGAAGCTCATAAGAATAATGCCGATGAAGTTGAATTGTTTGAAGAAGAAATTAATGACTTTGAATTTGATATACAGGATATCCCTTCTACATTTGTTGCATTCTTTAATATGTACCATACTCCTGAAGGATATTTATATAATTTTAAAAATTGGAGTTCAGATACGGCTGCTTCTATTATAGGAAGATTTTCTACACTGGATGAAACATTTCATGAGCTGTTGTCAAATATTGATAATTTCGAAAAAACCAGACTGAACTCAAACCAGATATTGGCAGAAATCAATCACCTTTCCGGGCTACGGATTGGGAATATAACGACCAGGACAAGTTTCAGAGAATATGAGATTCCTTATATCACTGTAGATAATAATAACGGACTGAAAAAGATATATCCTAATGATATTTACGTAAGGGTTTTTAGCGGAAAGGTGAGGTTATTTGATATCCGTTCCGGAAAGGAGATTATCCCGGTGTTATCCAATGCTCATAATTATAACAACAATCCTTTGCCATTATATCGGTTTTTATCTGATATTCAAAATCATTCTCAAATCAACGATCTGTCATTAAATATTGATCTCGGAATTATTCCCACTTTATTTAACCATATTCCAAGAATAAGGTATAAAAACTTTATCTTCAGAACTGCAACATGGATACTTCAGGCAAAAGATTTTAAAGAAACGCTTGAGATTAATGACAAAAATAAAAGAAAGGAAGCGCTTATAGCCAAGTTAGAAAGCCAAAGAATTCCAAAAGTATTTTATGCTACTGATGGGGATAACAAATTGTTTTTAGATTTTTATTCTCTATACGATGCATCAGAGCTTATTTTTAAGGATGAACTAAGGAAAAAAAACAATTTAATTATTGAAGAATATATCCCCAAGTCCTATCATGAGGAATTGAAAGCATCTGCAAATGGCTTTTACTGTAATGAAATGATAATCCCTTTTAAAAACAATGCTTCTAAGGTTTTTAATTATAGTGATTTTGGGTATTTAAGAGAAGATATTCTCCAAAATGAACATACAGATGTGCCAATAGGAAATAACTGTGTGTATCTGAAGATATTTATAGGAACAATCTCAAGAAATAAAATATTAAATGAGAAATTTATATATTTCATTTCTCAGCTAAAAAATGAAAATTTATTTGATTATTGGTTTTTTATCAGGTTTTCAGAAAACAATAACCCTCATCTGAGAGTACGTTTTTTCAAAGATCAAATAGATAATAATAGGATATTGAATATATATAATGAGATCTTCAATGAAGAAATAAAATCTAATATTATTTATAAGTCTGAACTGACTCTTTATAAAAAAGAAATCATAAGATATGGAGGAAGTGAGTTAATAGGTTATGCAGAAAGAATATTTGAAAAAGATAGCGAATTGTATCTTAATCTCAGCCTGCTTCTGGAAAAACAGGGTCTAAATGAATATTATTGGATATTTATTATGAAAACCATGTATATTTATTTAAGAGCCTTTGATCTGAAGGATAAAGAAAAAATAGCATTCTGCACAGAAAATAAAATATACTTTGCAGAAAAATTCAACGCTAATAAAGAGCAAAACAAAGAGATTCTGCTGAACTATAAGGAACATAAAAAGCAAATAGAAGAATTTTTGGATGATCATATTTTAAGAAACAAATACCCGGAGATCGCAAATCTTTTTGATACTTTTTTTCTGCAATTAAAACAAATTACAGATAGCTCATACCAAAACAAAGAAAATAAAAAAAGTTATCTGATGAGCTTGATTCATATGTCTGTCCTCAGGAGTACAATATCTAAGAATGTAAAGCACGAATATATATTATATTGTTTCTTGGAAATGTATTCTAAAAACCTGATGTATAGTAAAAATGTCTAA